The DNA sequence aaataaaaacaaaaagtataaACTCGTTCTAatgaacatttatttttatcttaatttactttgtacattataaaattaattacgctAATACGGTTGATCAATCATTTTCTTATATACAGAGGAAgtgtgttatttaaatatatatgtatatattttacatataatatacgcgatatttaatttataaaaaaatacccgGCTGTAAAAATTGTTgtcattttaaatacaaaagaaaagtttttttggtttttcaaccaattaaaatataagtatcGTGCTAAACTTATGCATGGCAACAAAGAAAAACtcataaactttaattaatcttTTACATGTCAACGGAACAATAATGTCATCTAAATTGtcgtaaattttaaactctacggaaaactcaataataatttacaacgCGCGATACTCTAAGAAAGTTCTGTTTCTTTAAAtcggataattatttattatgttttaaaaacaaataaatgataaattaattttcgctAGACAAATTGTTCGCTACTATTTGCACTCAGTTCAAGTAATCGCCAAGCTGATGATGGATTAATTTCACTTGGATCACGACACAGAAcccaaatataattaactcGCATGACTTTTTCAGGATCTCCTTCCACTACATTATCATTAGCGTCTCTTATGCACATTATTTGTTGTGTCTGAAAGCTTATCACTAGTACCGGGCCTTGCTCCATCATTTTTCCCATCACGAGATCCACATTATCGATAtctaattatttgaaaatataattttttaaaattaattgcaaatataaattaataatcaataatgaatttaattaccaaGAATTTTATTGTCCATTCGATAGCCTAGTTTTTTAGCCTGAGTCAAAGGCtgggaaattaaattatatggaGCTTCGTGACACCAGTCTTTTAATATCTCCAAGTCTCCACGAATCATAGCTTCCAATATGTTGGGTATAATATCAGTTTCACACtctcttataaattttattttatcaaaactcGGATCTAGTTTACAGAGTTCCGTTAGTGTTTCCGAAAGTTCCGTTTTTTGGAACAAACCGCCCATCAAATCCGTTACTTTATCTGTTAGTAACCTTGACGCACGAATTACTGGATTATCTGACTCgtcgtattttattttccagtcTAATACTTTATTGACGTAAGGATTATTGTcctaaaaaatagataaattatttatgaaatttaaaaaactgatttgaataataaataaatttaaataccttAAAGTTTTGCCATGACTGATAAAACTTTGAGTCTTTGTGTAACTCAACACCAGTTGCTTCGAAATTAGCTTCGACTTCTCTATCTTCTCTCTCCAAGACTTGCTTACGTTTCCTCAACTGTTTCAACGGCTCATAGACATGATCACGaatagtattattatctaATTCTTTGCGCACAACTTCAGCAGTCTGCGATATTGTTTGAAAAGCGCTACTTTTACCGATAGCTTGACTTTTTTCTGATATAGATTCGGCGGCACCTTTCGCTGATCTTGTTATTTCTTCACCCAACTGTCCTGCTTTCTTACCCAGTTCTGTTTTGCTGGCCTCATCCAGCACTCCTTGAACTTTTTCCTTAAGTACGTCTAGTTTTTCTTTCAATACTTCCGAGCCCTTTGAAGCTTCGGACTCAACAGACTGAAATTTTTGTCTCGCTGACTTAAGCGCGTCTGACTGCTCCAGTTTATCAGCTTCTTCGcggaattttttaagtgactctttcatttctttatttttttgcatttcttGTTTtatgttatcaataaatttagaaaaaaaagacgGCTTTCTTCCCTGACTCGAGTAATGTCTTAATTGAAAAGTCGCATCTACTACACATGGCATTTTTTCTTCAGGTCGTCCTATCAATGAACATTCTTTGAaaccataataaattttttttcttctttgtgTTGCTTTTGCAAGACCTGCAATACTGGATCTGCATGCTGTGAGATTCCGaaactgtaataaatttatatttattattattaccaagacattacaataaatttaaattatattaaagttagctgacgtctaataattttcaaaacaataaatttaaaaaaaaataattcaaataattgcactcatagttgttttaattttctgcacctgcatttttttcgtttttttgtaattaattagttaaaaaaaaattcagaaatttttaattatatgttaactttaagattattaaattatgaacGAGTGTGAATTCAACAGACATGTGAcaactcataaatttaaaataaataaattcaattcaaaataaatattaattcaaaaatttaaaaaatgttcactTGCCAGTTACATtcactcataaaattttttcaaaataataaattattaaaaatatatttcaaataattgcacccatagtttttttaatttttttcatttacatatttttaatttttttttgtaattaattagttgaaaaaaattcaaaaattttttattttctgctaGCTTGGATCATTAAATTTCATCAtgttttttaaagaaattaaattaaaaaaatacttataatataaatcaataattccttaaaaaataatttttacaaaaatattattttattaatttaaaattagataactatttttaaataataaataaaaggtgaagtaaattaaaaaaataaaaaatgcttaACCATGAGGATAAATTTACGGGAACATAACCTAGTTTTCTacatgataatttaaataaacatgtggttaaataaataaataatatctccatacatttaaatcaattaaaaataagtaacaataattattaaagtaaattaaaagtatgtcttcatttattaatcaataatatttaccattttatcggaattatttctataagtttattaaataattcacaaGACGACCCGGCAACTGcctagtaaaaaatattaagtaactagtaaatttaaaaaaaaagttttacaacCTGCAATAAATTACTAGATCATATGATTGATTGAAATGCATATTTTCACCACGTGCATATtctaatattgtttttttgagttaaatactaaatatttaaagaaaaaatgacagaagattttgaaattattgttgGAACTTACGAGCAATTTTTGCTGGGTTATAAAATTCACAAGGAGGAAAAAGTAAGTGTTGTTTTATATCAATAGTAATTACAAAGTAATTAAGTAATAGGTtaagtttatatattatttatgagtaacattgaataaatgaaatttaataaatttttatttacagaaatATAAACTAGAACGTAGTTTTGCCACAAAAGATCATACTGCAAGTATCAGGACAGTATCatctagaaaaaattatttggcatCAGGAGCTGCGGATGATTGCATAAATCTTTATGATATGAAAAGTCGTACAGAATCTGGAAAATTGATCCATCAcaatggtaatttatttatttaattatatattttattgtggaatatatatttaaactccGTTCCTAGGTACAGTAAATTGTGTAACATTCACACCAGATGCAACTCATCTCCTCAGTTGCAGCAGCGATGGCAATATTGGAGTGGTAAGATGTGGAAATTGgcaattggaaaaaaattggaCGTCAGCTCACAAGAACTCTGAGGTAAATACATTAGCAGTGCACCCTACTGGTAAATTAGCGCTATCAGTTGGTACTGACGGAGTATTGCGTACTTGGAACCTAGTAAAAGGACGACAAGCTTACGCGACGAACTTGGTACCCAGGTTGAAACTTAATGCCAAAAACATAACGGTCTTACGATGGAGTCCAGACGGTATGAAATATTTGATGGCGGCGAACAATCAGCTGGACGCTTACACAGTAGAAAATGCTGGTCTTTGTGCTGAGATTACACTTGACTCGAAAATTGTTTGCGTTGAATTTATCAGTGACAATGTTATCGTTATCGGGCAGGAAAATGGTACACTTAAAATTTGGGACATAGAGCAAGTGACGGAACTCTTATCAACTATAGGTCACGACGCACGTGTTAAGTGTCTTGGCCATAGAGGAAAATATATTGTTTCAGCTTCGAGCTCTGGAGAGGTTAAACTCTGGAAATATGTAaagcaaaagttgaaatttttgactAAGGCAACGTGCGATGCGAGAATAACTTGCATGactttgatataattttaataattactttattagataataattttacatcgTAAATGTAcgacattatttatataatacaaatttttatctaaaaatttctatctacataattatttattaatcataaaatatttacagtttaaataattttacgttTATGTACAATTGGTCCTTACGATCAATAATTTGTAGAGCACAATTACCACAGTATACACTTGTGGGGAGGATTCATTGGGCTTCCTAGAGGACATTTCCATGCTTTTGAAAAGTCTAAATTATTTGACAGAGTCCCAATCACACGAAAATGATTGGGTGCATGTGCCCCCTCAATAAGTTTAGACTTCAAAGCGCCGTTCGTATAATTTCCGCACCAAACTTGAGCGAATCCAAGAAAGAACAACTGATCTTGCGTGTACTCAGCCAGCCCTGGCAGAGCTTGCGGGCTTGAATTTCTGGCTTTCAATCTCTGGTAAGCTCGATAGGCTTCGCGAATCCCTCCATTGTCAGCAATGTTCTCACTCTGAGTGTTTATCCCATtgaccttaaaaaaaaaataaacaataaaattatttatactcttGACATCTTAAATCAAGGCTTTTATCAAATGACAGTAGTGTCTTGTTACCGTAAAATTATTACTGAGCTCTGGTAAATGATAGTTACTATATTGTTTAATGATACACTCAACTTTCTCGTGGTAATGTTGTAATGTCTCATCACTCCACCATTGACGTAGATTGCCGTTCTCGTCGTATCTGCGGCCTGGTGTATTAACGCAAAGTATATTATTAGCATTTACGATAATTTACTCACTAAAATAGTCAgtagtatatacatatgtatatatattttaatattattattagagtAAACCTTGATCGTCGAATCCGTGCGTTAGTTCGTGACCCATTATCGCCCCCATCGCTCCGTAATTGATagatctgttaaaaaaaaaaaaaaaaaaaaaaaaaaacatatatttatgtgtaaataacattgaaatattgttatataaatatgtattactcTAATCCGTTTCCATAAAAAGGTGGATGCAGGATACCCGCCGGGAAcgctataaatattatttttagttaataaaatatttattattatgagcaAAGGACAGAATTTTtgtcttaatttaaaaataacaattaatggtgtgaaattttttaaattacgccgaaaatattggtcgtatgaaaaaatttttcaaataaaagttgtaggaaatttaattttctaaaaaaaatgtctcttacaattttttcgtaagactaataaaaaaaccgtaatttcaaaattaaatttcttataattaatgaaaattaaatttcctacaacttttgtttgaaaactttttctataagaccaatattttcgccgtAATATCCAAAATTTACATCATTCATTTCGAAATTAAGGCAAACTCTTGTCcctaattaaactaaaaaatatatatatttaaaaaaaaataaatacttactgACGGAATTCAAAATAGCGCTGTAAAATGCATTAACAGTTGTCCCAGTAGATATCCAACGGTCTTTATCGGGTTTTTCTCTTAAACTATTGAGTGTTTTATTAGTTCCCACGTCCGTGAGTCTTAAAAATGTGTCAAATAATTGTCCTTCAATAACTTCggcctgaaaaaaataaaatgtgctGTTAATTGAacacaatatttattgtattttaaataatctgatCAAATTACCCCATCGTAAAATTCATCTAATTTTTCAGGGTCCATTATCCACTCGGGAAATCCGACGAAAGGTCTCATtgcatttagttttttatgaGCTCTTTGTCGCGTTCCAATATCCATCCACTCTAATTCTGTAACCATTTCGTCAAACGCCGCTCGGATGTCTAGTAACATCTCTAATgcctgttaaaaaatttatgaatttttttaatttgttattttatagttaattaagtatttatttattcaagtgAATAGGGACCTTTTCTTTAGCTTGTTCATTGAAATGTCTTTGCACATATAGATAAGTGAGAGCCATTCCAAAATTAGAATTTACGTTTCCCGTACATCCTTTCCATCTAGatgttttttctttcaatccAAATACTTTTTGTGAAAATTGAAAACCAAGATCACGAAATTTTTGTAATGTCAGAGGAGCGACTGTTGAGTAAACGGTCCACCAAACAAAGCGAGCtggattattaaaaaaaaaaaataaactcggtCATAAAACCAtggcaataataaattaacattaaatatacGCAGCGAAAATGAATATTAGATAGCTTTTGATGACCCATGTGACCCCTTGATTGTagcataatatttttaaaacttactaaTGATAGTGATAGACA is a window from the Microplitis demolitor isolate Queensland-Clemson2020A chromosome 4, iyMicDemo2.1a, whole genome shotgun sequence genome containing:
- the LOC103568174 gene encoding mitochondrial import inner membrane translocase subunit TIM44 — protein: MFRNLTACRSSIAGLAKATQRRKKIYYGFKECSLIGRPEEKMPCVVDATFQLRHYSSQGRKPSFFSKFIDNIKQEMQKNKEMKESLKKFREEADKLEQSDALKSARQKFQSVESEASKGSEVLKEKLDVLKEKVQGVLDEASKTELGKKAGQLGEEITRSAKGAAESISEKSQAIGKSSAFQTISQTAEVVRKELDNNTIRDHVYEPLKQLRKRKQVLEREDREVEANFEATGVELHKDSKFYQSWQNFKDNNPYVNKVLDWKIKYDESDNPVIRASRLLTDKVTDLMGGLFQKTELSETLTELCKLDPSFDKIKFIRECETDIIPNILEAMIRGDLEILKDWCHEAPYNLISQPLTQAKKLGYRMDNKILDIDNVDLVMGKMMEQGPVLVISFQTQQIMCIRDANDNVVEGDPEKVMRVNYIWVLCRDPSEINPSSAWRLLELSANSSEQFV
- the LOC103568172 gene encoding p21-activated protein kinase-interacting protein 1-like gives rise to the protein MTEDFEIIVGTYEQFLLGYKIHKEEKKYKLERSFATKDHTASIRTVSSRKNYLASGAADDCINLYDMKSRTESGKLIHHNGTVNCVTFTPDATHLLSCSSDGNIGVVRCGNWQLEKNWTSAHKNSEVNTLAVHPTGKLALSVGTDGVLRTWNLVKGRQAYATNLVPRLKLNAKNITVLRWSPDGMKYLMAANNQLDAYTVENAGLCAEITLDSKIVCVEFISDNVIVIGQENGTLKIWDIEQVTELLSTIGHDARVKCLGHRGKYIVSASSSGEVKLWKYVKQKLKFLTKATCDARITCMTLI
- the LOC103568171 gene encoding neprilysin-4 yields the protein MRYKVNDPENNERSPEEVKQSDVPWYTWDEKKTRKETRLVIVVGLLAVAVIALVATLTLQMAVFRKEEYKEMCQSDECIKTAARIIESINKTIDPCDDFYKFACGGWISRNPIPQSQTSWDQLSLLREDLLENLRVLLEEPDQDNDLRPIKLARSLYKTCMDTAKVESLGLTPIYKVLKKLGLPKEPIFDDELIDLDLSTIAGSAQRHLGLNIFLNFYISEDVRNTSRNRMMMEQVSPGFSERYLLDPVRFNSELTEYKHYVKSMVELAGVSDKSADFADEILNTSTKIAKIMETPEERRSSNHLLHDVNIDELQQLTDLHAVKWNWTRYVDAVFENTDVVIDPKEDRVIVMDLLYLQQLPQLLADTPPSTIARFVWWTVYSTVAPLTLQKFRDLGFQFSQKVFGLKEKTSRWKGCTGNVNSNFGMALTYLYVQRHFNEQAKEKALEMLLDIRAAFDEMVTELEWMDIGTRQRAHKKLNAMRPFVGFPEWIMDPEKLDEFYDGAEVIEGQLFDTFLRLTDVGTNKTLNSLREKPDKDRWISTGTTVNAFYSAILNSVTFPAGILHPPFYGNGLESINYGAMGAIMGHELTHGFDDQGRRYDENGNLRQWWSDETLQHYHEKVECIIKQYSNYHLPELSNNFTVNGINTQSENIADNGGIREAYRAYQRLKARNSSPQALPGLAEYTQDQLFFLGFAQVWCGNYTNGALKSKLIEGAHAPNHFRVIGTLSNNLDFSKAWKCPLGSPMNPPHKCILW